One Terriglobia bacterium genomic window, TGGAGATATCTAAAACAAACAAGCAATCCTGCATCGCACTTTGCCAGTGTGAGACGCCGGTTTCAAGGCTTTACACTGTGGTCTTTTTCCGACGAACTTTTAGCCCGCAGGCTTGCTAATGGATTAAGGCATTTTAACAATTTGTCTTGACACGATTATTAGCCAGGACTAACATCTGGCCGCTTCTAAAGGGACCTCTCTCGCGAGTCTCTGGCCCTTTGCCAGAGAGGGTTTCCCGAGCCAGCCTCCGTTTTGAAGGCTGGGCAGGAAAAGGGGTTGTGGCTTCTCTCAACAAGCCACTCGGCATAACTTCCGGAGCCGATATGTTAAGCACGCACTCACAGACGACCGTCTTTGGGTTCCGTCATCCGCGTTCGAACCTCGTTTGCAGGGATCGCGGTCTAAAGTGCGCGTTTGACCTCATTATTCTTAGGCTTCTCCTCATACGTAAATCGTAACCGCACGGAGCGCGGTCCTCTTCCCCTGACCGCTCTGGACGCCTCGGTCAATCCCGCGCGTAGCAGAGTTTGTTGCGCGACGTTCCCCCAACGGCAGAAGAAATCTCAACCAGCCGAGATTCTTGCGGCTGCAGGCCCCAGGTGGAGAAGGAATCAAACACCAAGGAGAAACACATGGGTCGCAGAGACGACAATGACCATTTCTGGCTTTCGGAAAAGTCTGACAGAGCAAGGCTGCGAGCGGCAGAAGACGCACGCAGAAACCGAGCAGAGATCACCAAAGCTTTATCACACGGCCAAGTTTCGCGGCGGGAACTGGTCAAATGGGGGCTGTTCACATCGGCGGGCATTCTGGCGCCCATCGGCGGGCTGAACCCCTTTGTCCAGCCGGTGAACGCGCAGACGGCCAGCTTCAGCAGCTTCGGCGGCAGCCGGGGAAGCGGCAGTGGCGTCCCCACCGGGCTGCCGAAGAGCCCGCTGTTTGGCGTGCAGCCATTTACCACACCAATGCCGCGCTTTGACCTATTGCCGCGCATCCCGGTTGCGAACTTGAATCCCGTTCCCGAGGCACAATCCAACCAAACACAGCAGCCGCTCGATCCCAAGCTGGTCGGCGGACAGACGGGACTGACAGGACCCATCGAAGGGCGTCCACCAGGAGCGATTTGGGCACACCAGAGGTTTACCCAGTTTGCTCCGCAGATTGCGATTGAGGTCAACACGGCGCAGGCTGCCACCAGTACCACTTACAATCCCGGCGTTCCCTCCAGCCTGAACTCCGGCATTGATCCGACGCAGCCCATACCGTTGAAATTCCATCCCGGATTGCCCACGCAACAAGCCAATTCCGTATGGACGTTCAACGGGACGGTTCCGCCCAAGCTGGGGCAAGTCCGTTACGGAGAGCCGGTGCTTTTCCGCAACCACAACCGGCTGCCCGCGGACGTGACCCAGAACAACGGCTTCGGCCGGAATACCATCTCTACTCACGAACACAATGGCCATCATGGGGCGGAGAACGACGGCTTCACCGGCGCCTATTTCTTTCCCAACCAGTTCTATGACTATCACTGGCCGTGGGTGCTGGGCGGATTTACTACTATCAACACCACAGCCACCGATCCGAAGGCCGGCGCGCCGGACGGCAGCGGCGGTATCAACAAGGTCGCGGGCGACTGGCATGAGACCATGAGCTCGCACTGGTTCCACGATCACATGTTCAGCTTTACAGCGCAGAACGTGTACAAAGGCATCGCTGCGATGAACAACATTTACAGTTCGCTCGATCGCGGAAACGAAGGGATCAACGACGGCGTCAACCTGCGGTTGCCCAGCGGCACCACCAAAGACTGGGGCAACGTGGACTACGACGTCAACCTCATGTTCGCCGACAAAGCCTGGGACGCCAACGGCCAGCTCGCCATGGACATCCTGGCCTTCAACGGTTTCCTGGGCGACGCCATGACTGTGAATCTCACCTACAGGCCGTTCTTCGAGGTGGAACGGCGCAAGTACCGGTTCCGCCTTCTGAACGCCGCCGTGTCGCGCTTCTTTGTATTCGCGCTGAGTGACAGCTCAGCCATGATCCAGATCGGCAATGACGGCAATCTGCTTCCCAACCCGGTGACCCTGACCCAGCTTGACCAGTTAGGCATCGCCGAGCGGTATGACATCGTCATTGATTTCTCCCGCTACAGCATTAACCAAACCGTAGACCTGGTTAACTTGCAGGAGCAAACAGACGGCGCGCTGCCGGGCCAGATACTCTCCGTATCGCAGGCACTGGCTGGTTCGTCCAGCGACCCGTGCGTCGGCAGGTGTCTACGATTCAAGATCGTGCGGAACCCTGCCCAGGCTGATCAGAGTCAGGTACTGGCCACGCTCATCCCGAATCCTGACTTGTCGGCCATTCCGATCGCCCGGCAACGCACCATGGTCTTCGACGACCGGGCCAACCAGACCACCAACGATCCCATCACGTCGTACACCGGCGGCGGTGATTGGGGTATCGGGGTGGAAAACACTGGAGGTAGCAGCAGGCACCGGGGAGGCTCGGCGCTCAAAGCCGACTTCGGCCGCATCTCATCGGCGCCGAAGTTCGGCACGCGAGAGGTCTGGACCCTGCAGGGAGGCCGTAACTGGGACCATCCCATCCACATCCACTTTGAAGAAGGCCAGACTCTCGCGCGCAACGGACAGGCCAGCCAGGTTCCGGCGTGGGAGAAAGGCCGCAAGGATGTGTATCGCCTGCGTCCCAGCGGAAGCGTCACCATCACCATGCAGTTCCGTGACTGGGGCGGCATGTTCATGGAACACTGCCACAACACCGAGCACGAAGACAACGCCATGCTCATGCGCTGGGAGATCAACAACGCCGGAGGCGTGTTCCTGAACCCGCTCCCAACCCCGATTCCCCGGCCGACGGGAGTAACGTTCCAATCACCGGACGACATTCTTGCGAATGCATTCTGACCAACCCCGGCGCGCGCCATGGGTGTGGGCGCCGGGCACCTAGCCATCAGATAAGGGAAGTTGCGGGTCCTGCTTCCGCATCGCGTGTGGGCGGGACCCGCTTCCGAGGACTGCAAGGAGGTTGGAAATGTTGCGCAAACAGTTTGTATTCCTGCTGGGCAGTTTTGCATTACTAGCGGCCATCATCGCGGCCTTATTCGCGCCATCGGTATTAGCGGACCGCCTGCCTGCCGACCGTTTTCCCAATATCGAACTCACCACTCAGGACGGGAAGAAAGTTCATTTTTACGACGATCTGATCAAAGACAAGATC contains:
- a CDS encoding multicopper oxidase domain-containing protein; translated protein: MGRRDDNDHFWLSEKSDRARLRAAEDARRNRAEITKALSHGQVSRRELVKWGLFTSAGILAPIGGLNPFVQPVNAQTASFSSFGGSRGSGSGVPTGLPKSPLFGVQPFTTPMPRFDLLPRIPVANLNPVPEAQSNQTQQPLDPKLVGGQTGLTGPIEGRPPGAIWAHQRFTQFAPQIAIEVNTAQAATSTTYNPGVPSSLNSGIDPTQPIPLKFHPGLPTQQANSVWTFNGTVPPKLGQVRYGEPVLFRNHNRLPADVTQNNGFGRNTISTHEHNGHHGAENDGFTGAYFFPNQFYDYHWPWVLGGFTTINTTATDPKAGAPDGSGGINKVAGDWHETMSSHWFHDHMFSFTAQNVYKGIAAMNNIYSSLDRGNEGINDGVNLRLPSGTTKDWGNVDYDVNLMFADKAWDANGQLAMDILAFNGFLGDAMTVNLTYRPFFEVERRKYRFRLLNAAVSRFFVFALSDSSAMIQIGNDGNLLPNPVTLTQLDQLGIAERYDIVIDFSRYSINQTVDLVNLQEQTDGALPGQILSVSQALAGSSSDPCVGRCLRFKIVRNPAQADQSQVLATLIPNPDLSAIPIARQRTMVFDDRANQTTNDPITSYTGGGDWGIGVENTGGSSRHRGGSALKADFGRISSAPKFGTREVWTLQGGRNWDHPIHIHFEEGQTLARNGQASQVPAWEKGRKDVYRLRPSGSVTITMQFRDWGGMFMEHCHNTEHEDNAMLMRWEINNAGGVFLNPLPTPIPRPTGVTFQSPDDILANAF